The following are from one region of the Rosistilla carotiformis genome:
- a CDS encoding AAA family ATPase, whose amino-acid sequence MSTLADSMQQQAEEFQRRYADVREQIGRVIVGHDDIVHGVLTAMLIGGHCLLEGVPGLGKTMLVRTLAETLDLQFSRIQFTPDLMPADILGTNMIVERDGQKNFEFQRGPIFTQILLADEINRATPKTQSALLETMQEGTVTAGGTRYTMDKPYFVLATQNPIEQEGTYPLPEAQLDRFMFKLVVGYSSREQLATIIARTTSGETVHPTKVMDGAEIIRWQHLIREVILASHVQDYIVRLVLATHPDGPLAVPITNQYVRWGSSPRGAQTLALAAKVRALLEGRFNVSFEDVRRVYLPAMRHRVLLNFEAQAEGIEPDRVLLEILEKVPEKAD is encoded by the coding sequence ATGAGCACTTTGGCCGATTCGATGCAGCAACAAGCCGAAGAATTTCAACGCCGCTATGCGGACGTGCGAGAACAGATCGGTCGCGTGATTGTCGGGCACGATGACATCGTCCACGGTGTATTGACCGCGATGTTGATCGGCGGGCACTGCCTCCTGGAAGGAGTTCCCGGACTGGGCAAGACGATGCTGGTGCGAACCCTTGCCGAAACGCTGGACCTTCAGTTCAGCCGGATCCAATTCACCCCCGACCTAATGCCCGCCGACATCCTGGGCACCAACATGATCGTCGAACGCGATGGTCAAAAGAATTTCGAATTCCAACGTGGACCGATCTTTACCCAAATCCTGCTAGCCGACGAAATCAACCGCGCCACGCCCAAAACCCAATCCGCCTTGCTCGAAACGATGCAGGAAGGAACGGTCACCGCCGGGGGCACGCGATACACGATGGACAAACCCTACTTCGTGTTGGCGACGCAGAACCCGATCGAACAGGAAGGAACCTACCCGCTGCCGGAAGCTCAGCTGGATCGTTTCATGTTCAAACTGGTCGTCGGCTATAGTTCCCGCGAGCAATTGGCGACGATCATCGCCCGAACGACAAGCGGCGAAACAGTCCATCCCACCAAGGTCATGGATGGGGCCGAAATCATTCGCTGGCAGCATCTAATCCGCGAAGTGATCCTAGCGTCGCATGTCCAGGATTACATCGTCCGCTTGGTCTTGGCGACCCATCCCGACGGGCCGCTGGCGGTCCCGATCACGAACCAATACGTTCGCTGGGGCAGCAGCCCGCGGGGAGCTCAGACGCTGGCACTGGCCGCAAAAGTGCGGGCGCTGCTGGAAGGTCGCTTCAACGTCAGCTTTGAAGACGTGCGGCGAGTCTACCTGCCCGCGATGCGACACCGCGTTCTACTCAACTTCGAAGCCCAAGCCGAAGGCATCGAACCGGATCGCGTGCTCCTGGAGATCCTGGAAAAGGTTCCCGAAAAGGCCGACTGA
- a CDS encoding C25 family cysteine peptidase — protein MLLRTLSAILALALVSTATARDVIVVCATDLRPAIAPWVQYRQSQGVAVHVIDSKPLAGDLVTDLQAIVATGNVRPEAIVIFGDCRIQGPRWPVDPRLHVPTHHLPSPVAASLGSLPTLATDSPYGDLDGDGVLDVPVGRIPVDGAAQVASFVERLRQYESSRQFGPWRHQVDLTAGVGGFGLLIDTALESVVRGILTSQLPASIQTRVTYASPTSPFFPGANNFCRTVINGFNGGGLFWVYAGHGHVTQLDRVPATAEGMPILDDKTVGQLKRPAERSPIALLLACYTGAFDAKDDCLAEQMLLEPGGPIAVFAGSRMTLPYGNAIIATSLIQSWFESRPETLGQVWLETVHRATREPSQANAAAPSMLDAMAAMMSPTSDRLPQERREHTQLYNLLGDPLLRISHPEQVSLECPVSAQPGSQITVNGMAPHGGKLTLELHRRGEPSRDELRELSDVDRHRAASDSLLESTVCEVEPGAFAVQLTLPATLTKSSLVLARIESADRYALGTDRILIDLPKPQESATQPAAAR, from the coding sequence ATGCTTTTGCGAACGCTCAGCGCAATCCTCGCACTGGCGCTTGTTTCGACCGCGACGGCTCGCGACGTGATCGTTGTTTGTGCGACCGATCTGCGACCGGCCATCGCGCCGTGGGTTCAATACCGGCAGAGCCAGGGGGTGGCCGTTCATGTCATCGACAGCAAACCGCTGGCGGGCGACCTCGTAACCGATTTGCAGGCAATCGTGGCGACCGGCAACGTCCGCCCCGAAGCGATCGTGATTTTTGGCGACTGCCGAATCCAAGGTCCGCGTTGGCCCGTCGATCCCCGATTGCACGTTCCCACCCATCATCTGCCCAGCCCTGTCGCGGCATCCTTGGGATCGTTACCCACCCTGGCCACCGACAGCCCCTACGGCGACCTCGACGGCGATGGCGTGCTGGACGTTCCGGTCGGGCGGATCCCTGTCGATGGGGCGGCTCAGGTCGCGTCTTTTGTCGAACGATTAAGGCAATACGAATCGAGTCGCCAGTTCGGACCCTGGCGCCACCAGGTCGACCTGACCGCGGGCGTGGGCGGCTTTGGCCTGTTGATCGATACGGCGTTGGAATCGGTGGTTCGTGGCATCTTAACCTCCCAATTGCCCGCCAGTATTCAGACACGGGTCACCTACGCGAGCCCGACGAGTCCCTTCTTTCCCGGCGCCAACAATTTTTGCAGAACGGTCATCAACGGATTTAATGGCGGTGGCTTGTTCTGGGTCTACGCCGGGCACGGCCACGTGACCCAATTGGATCGGGTTCCGGCAACGGCCGAAGGCATGCCGATCCTGGACGATAAGACCGTCGGCCAATTGAAGCGTCCGGCCGAACGGTCGCCGATCGCGTTGCTGTTGGCCTGCTACACCGGCGCGTTCGACGCCAAGGACGACTGCTTGGCGGAACAGATGCTGCTGGAACCAGGCGGTCCGATCGCCGTCTTTGCCGGATCGCGGATGACGCTGCCTTATGGGAACGCGATCATCGCCACTTCATTGATCCAATCATGGTTCGAATCGCGACCCGAGACGCTTGGCCAGGTTTGGCTGGAAACCGTCCATCGGGCGACGCGAGAACCGAGCCAAGCCAATGCGGCCGCTCCCAGCATGCTCGATGCGATGGCGGCGATGATGAGTCCGACGTCGGATCGATTGCCGCAAGAACGCCGCGAACACACCCAACTGTACAACCTGTTGGGCGATCCTTTGTTGCGGATCTCGCATCCCGAACAGGTGTCTTTAGAATGCCCGGTCAGTGCACAACCCGGATCGCAAATCACCGTCAACGGGATGGCACCCCACGGTGGCAAGTTGACGTTGGAATTGCATCGTCGGGGCGAACCGAGTCGCGATGAACTGCGTGAGCTGAGCGACGTCGATCGGCATCGCGCGGCGAGCGATTCGTTGCTGGAGAGCACCGTTTGCGAAGTGGAACCGGGAGCGTTTGCGGTTCAGTTGACGCTGCCAGCGACGCTAACGAAAAGTTCCTTGGTGCTGGCCCGGATCGAATCGGCGGACCGCTACGCGTTGGGGACCGATCGGATCCTAATCGATCTGCCGAAGCCGCAGGAGTCGGCGACGCAACCCGCCGCGGCGCGGTAA
- a CDS encoding DUF3127 domain-containing protein — MSEAKVKGIVHLVEETKTYGAKGFRKRMVVLSQDFGSFTNYVPLEFTRDNCDLANDLNVGDEIEVNYRLNGRKWQKDSNSEVKYFLSAEAMGFKAVGNAPAAGGRGDAASANDAFSEVSYDEGDVPF, encoded by the coding sequence ATGAGTGAAGCAAAAGTAAAAGGCATTGTCCACCTTGTCGAAGAAACCAAGACCTACGGAGCCAAGGGGTTCCGCAAACGCATGGTGGTGTTGAGCCAAGATTTCGGCAGCTTTACGAACTACGTTCCGCTGGAATTCACCCGCGACAACTGCGATTTGGCCAACGACCTGAACGTCGGCGATGAGATCGAAGTCAATTATCGGCTGAACGGCCGCAAGTGGCAAAAGGACAGCAACAGCGAAGTGAAGTACTTCCTTAGCGCTGAAGCGATGGGCTTCAAGGCTGTCGGAAACGCGCCGGCTGCAGGCGGACGTGGCGATGCGGCATCTGCCAACGATGCGTTCTCGGAAGTTTCGTACGACGAAGGCGACGTGCCGTTCTAG
- the dapA gene encoding 4-hydroxy-tetrahydrodipicolinate synthase, translated as MTQRKGSDYAGLSVAIVTPFRDGEVDYSLLRAQIEFQIEAGTNCIVPVGTTGESPTLSHDEHERVISEVIQVVAGRCKVMAGTGSNSTAEALRLTQRAEREGADATLQVAPYYNKPMQEGFYQHFKAVAEAVSIPVCVYNIPGRTGKVIEAETIARLAELPGITMVKEATGSLDMCSQILNQTDLTVLSGDDSLTLPMLAVGAEGVVSVAGNIVPKDMRALVESFAKGSVEEALRLHHQLFPLCKNMLGLATNPIPLKAAMRLLGRDSGEMRLPMTPLDSASEAQLVSTLKAYGLL; from the coding sequence ATGACTCAACGCAAAGGTTCCGATTACGCAGGTCTGTCGGTAGCAATCGTGACCCCGTTCCGCGACGGCGAGGTCGATTATTCGCTGCTGCGAGCGCAGATCGAATTCCAGATCGAAGCAGGCACCAACTGTATTGTTCCGGTCGGAACGACGGGCGAATCGCCAACCCTCTCGCACGATGAACACGAACGTGTGATCAGCGAAGTGATTCAGGTGGTGGCCGGTCGCTGCAAAGTAATGGCCGGAACGGGCAGCAACAGCACCGCCGAAGCGTTGCGATTGACGCAGCGGGCCGAGCGCGAAGGGGCCGACGCGACGCTGCAGGTCGCACCCTATTACAACAAGCCGATGCAGGAAGGGTTCTACCAGCACTTCAAAGCGGTTGCCGAAGCGGTTTCGATTCCGGTTTGCGTTTACAATATTCCCGGCCGAACGGGGAAGGTGATCGAAGCCGAAACGATCGCGCGGCTGGCTGAGCTGCCAGGCATCACGATGGTGAAAGAAGCCACCGGTTCCTTGGACATGTGCTCGCAGATTCTCAACCAAACCGATCTGACCGTCCTCAGCGGCGACGACAGCCTGACGCTGCCGATGTTGGCGGTGGGGGCCGAAGGGGTCGTTTCGGTCGCTGGAAACATCGTCCCGAAGGACATGCGAGCGCTTGTTGAATCGTTTGCTAAGGGTTCGGTCGAAGAGGCCTTGCGGTTGCATCATCAATTGTTCCCGCTGTGTAAAAACATGCTGGGCTTGGCGACCAATCCAATTCCGTTGAAGGCTGCGATGCGGCTGTTGGGACGCGATTCGGGCGAGATGCGGTTGCCGATGACCCCCTTGGATTCGGCGTCCGAAGCTCAGTTGGTGAGCACGTTGAAGGCTTACGGCCTGCTGTAG
- the xseA gene encoding exodeoxyribonuclease VII large subunit gives MNTPNSNPAAAKPTALSVTQLNDQVKQTLEGRFRNIWVAGEITDIARPHSGHIYLTLKDKQSQVRGVIWRSAAERLRFDLQDGQSVLCQGDVDVYGARGTYQLVIRRVELRGVGDLQFALRQLQQKLQAEGLFDPARKRPLPRFPRRIGLVTSPTSAAVHDFLEVAQRRWPDLNVLIIPTKVQGTEAAAEIVAGIDAAHRIQPALDVLVVARGGGSLEDLWCFNDERVVRAIAASQIPLVSAIGHEIDVTLSDLASDRRALTPSEAGELVVRSRDDLAKELAKLADDLRLRIFQKHATVQSQLEQLSRRPVFTRPFDRIAQQSQWFDEAELRFNRGIQQVVAKMRQQLASTAELLDAVGPLKVLARGYSVTQTADAGKLVQSVEQLQVGQSIQTVLADGIVHSTVDTLTENRDNAKG, from the coding sequence TTGAACACTCCGAATTCCAACCCTGCCGCCGCCAAGCCGACCGCCCTGTCGGTGACTCAGTTGAACGATCAGGTCAAGCAGACGCTGGAGGGCCGGTTTCGCAACATCTGGGTGGCGGGAGAGATCACCGATATCGCGCGGCCTCACAGCGGCCACATCTATCTGACGCTAAAGGACAAACAAAGCCAAGTTCGCGGTGTGATTTGGCGAAGCGCGGCGGAGCGGTTGCGGTTCGATCTACAGGATGGGCAATCGGTCCTGTGCCAAGGCGATGTCGATGTTTACGGTGCCCGCGGGACGTATCAATTGGTGATCCGCCGGGTCGAGTTACGCGGGGTCGGAGATCTGCAATTCGCGCTTCGCCAGCTGCAGCAGAAACTGCAGGCCGAGGGGCTGTTCGATCCAGCGCGGAAACGTCCGCTGCCGCGATTTCCGCGGCGGATCGGCCTGGTCACCAGCCCCACGAGCGCAGCCGTCCACGATTTCTTAGAGGTCGCCCAACGGCGTTGGCCCGATCTGAACGTGCTGATCATTCCCACCAAAGTTCAAGGGACCGAAGCGGCCGCCGAGATCGTCGCCGGTATCGACGCCGCCCATCGGATTCAGCCCGCACTAGACGTTCTGGTCGTCGCCCGCGGTGGCGGCAGTTTGGAAGATCTGTGGTGCTTCAACGACGAACGAGTCGTCCGTGCGATCGCGGCGTCGCAGATTCCTTTGGTCTCGGCGATCGGCCACGAGATCGATGTCACCCTGAGCGACCTGGCCAGCGATCGCCGCGCGCTGACGCCGTCGGAAGCCGGTGAATTGGTCGTCCGTTCGCGCGACGACCTCGCCAAGGAATTGGCGAAATTGGCCGACGATCTGAGGCTGCGGATTTTTCAAAAGCACGCCACCGTGCAATCGCAGCTGGAGCAATTGTCGCGACGCCCAGTGTTCACCCGTCCGTTTGATCGCATCGCGCAACAATCGCAGTGGTTCGATGAAGCCGAATTGCGATTCAATCGCGGAATCCAACAGGTCGTCGCCAAGATGCGTCAACAATTGGCATCGACCGCGGAACTGTTGGACGCGGTGGGGCCATTAAAAGTGCTCGCCCGCGGCTACAGCGTTACGCAAACGGCCGACGCGGGGAAGCTGGTGCAATCGGTGGAGCAATTACAGGTGGGCCAATCGATTCAGACAGTCCTTGCCGACGGCATCGTGCACAGCACGGTCGACACCCTTACGGAGAACCGTGACAACGCAAAAGGATGA
- a CDS encoding 2Fe-2S iron-sulfur cluster-binding protein, whose amino-acid sequence MPIVTFGGVRIECDLGANLRRVLLKAKLPLYHPLARIANCRGLGTCGTCAVKLRGSASWPTKLEALRLRMPPHAAEAGLRLACQCVVHGDLDVEKFGGVWGQNLSQTVWVSDSKAEPQPRLQPPTAPRDIQPAMRPSNQPAIEAAPFRSSGSVIRALSVASGRLPIAPRRHRAAMSEQATVPLAKLRQMARERQLAIHS is encoded by the coding sequence ATGCCCATCGTCACTTTCGGCGGCGTTCGAATTGAATGCGACTTAGGGGCCAACCTGCGCCGTGTCTTGTTGAAGGCAAAATTGCCGCTGTATCACCCATTGGCACGTATCGCCAATTGTCGCGGCTTGGGCACCTGTGGCACCTGCGCTGTCAAATTGCGTGGCAGCGCGTCGTGGCCAACGAAGCTTGAAGCGTTGCGTCTGCGCATGCCACCTCATGCGGCCGAGGCAGGTTTGCGGCTGGCATGCCAATGCGTGGTGCATGGCGACCTGGACGTCGAAAAATTTGGCGGCGTGTGGGGACAAAATTTGAGTCAAACCGTCTGGGTGTCGGATTCCAAAGCCGAACCGCAGCCGCGCCTTCAACCCCCAACCGCTCCCAGAGACATCCAACCCGCGATGCGGCCCTCGAACCAGCCTGCGATCGAAGCGGCGCCGTTTCGGTCCAGTGGTTCAGTGATCCGAGCGTTGAGCGTCGCTTCGGGACGCCTGCCCATCGCCCCTCGGCGCCATCGTGCCGCGATGTCCGAACAGGCGACCGTGCCGTTGGCGAAACTGAGACAAATGGCTCGCGAGCGTCAACTGGCAATCCATTCGTAG